aagaTATGAAGGTCGTATCCTGCGTTACCCCATTGCTTGTTTACAAATGTCCGCCATTTTCTGTAAAAAGTTTTGGCTAGCGAGATTTGGCGAGATATTGTAGTAACCGCATCCCTTACAAGCGCATCAAAGATCTGGATAGTAAGCACGTTTCTGACACAGATGTCAGACAGGTATAATACCTCTGCACTGAGGCAGTGAAACTTCATTATAAAGGATGGAATACCACCTCTACTCGCTATTTACTGGTAggcatgaaatatattttgtaattaaaacaatgGGATAATATTCCTGGCATCGATTAACTTATATATTTCGTGTCGGGCAATGCAGAGGATGAAGGCTTATCAAGTTTTGTGCCAAAAATGACCTTATTTGATAGGCCTATTTTACAACAGATCTTTTGGATGGAAATTTGTTTATAGGATTTTTATCTAGCCAGTTGGTATAATGCCATTGTTGTCAATCCATAGCAGACATTTTTAACTCTAAATAACTAAGAAGTTTGCCTGAGTGATGGATAATCCATATTATTTCCATCTATGAACTTGACTTGGTGTATACTGTATCTGGAAAAAATATCTTACTCTAAGCACCTCGTTCATAATGATGAGTAAtatgtagcaggttttaattgtagaTAGTGATACGTTGGCCTTCTAGCTTCATGCTAGGAGGAATTTCCATTTAGCTCAGTCGGAGTGGCGGACTAGAAAGCCCGGGGTCGCGGTTTGAGCCCAGCTAGCGACACACACTGTACTGTTACATTTGGTGCCATAGACCACTCCAAGTGGAAGTATTGGAAGCTTCCTTGGAGATAGAACCAGGGCTTGTCTGTGTTTCGGGGGCGAACACATTTGAAAGGGGAAGTAGTGTAGCAGAATTGTAAATAGTGATACTAGCTTCATGCTAGGAGGAATTTCCCAtaagctcagtcggtagagcggcAGACCAGTAAGTCCGGAACCCAGCTAGTAGCACACTACTCTCAGCCtgttacattacatatatataagataggtcacttctatttatatacattgtgcAGAAGAAGCATGCTCTAGCTGTCGGTTGATTACCATATTTTACACTATATACAAACAACACCAACCCACTTTTTTACGGTACACATTGTAAATAGAAATGGAAATTTTAAAAGATGGTTAAGATTTTAAATATCCATGCTAAATTTTACTTTGTGTATTCAGGAATCAACCCTGTAACCTACAAATCTATTGATGAAATGATTGTTTCTATTGCAGTTCAGATTGCTATGAATTTATAGAGTTTTGACAGATGGAGTCCAACCTATACTGATAATGTTTAGATAAAAACGTATATTTTATTCTGAAATCATgtgtatatttttcatttttcacagTGACATGGATGCGGTTATGAAGTTTGGTGCTTGTACCCCCTGTACCTGGAAAATCATTACAGATGTTAACACCTATATTCTTAGAATTTGGTTGGGATATTTATAAAGGATGTCACAGGTCCTCATTTATGTCAGGGGAGACCACTCTGTTGAGGAATATTGTTTTTTCTCGCGAGAATTGTCTCCCGTTTTAATCGACTACAAGGAAGTTGGCCTAACACTCGTGTATGATACAATCACAAAACATACTCATCTGTGCCTGATTAAACTTGATCCAAATTCACAACACATGATCAGTAAAAACCAAAGAAAAGAATCtttcaacaaaaacaacaaatcacaATGTACAAGTACAAAGCCAAAGAAAAATGTTAACAATAATGAGAATTGTGAAAGTTCTGACAATGATGAGGTTTCCTGTGCAATTAATTTGCTGACTTTCTCGGATATAGTTCCTGTAAAAGAAGCCATTTTAGAATTGGATGCCCATCTTGTGTCGTGTATATGCTCAGAGTTAAAAAGATCATGGATATTTAGGAGAAGGTTTTTGAAATTTGTTGCAAGAAACTTTGGATTTAAAGCTTTTGAAGTGCCGAATTCCGTGAATGCCTCTCAAATTTTTGAATTCTTTGATTCTGTTGTGGTTGTGCCTTATGTAGTGAAATTAGTTTTGCTGTACCCAAGACAGAAGATAGATTATGCTTGGTAAGTAATCTGTATCCAAGGCAGAAGATAGCTTATAATGCTTTGTAAGTAAATCTgtacaaatacaggtataaGCAATCTGTTCCCAAGACAGATAATTGAACATGTTTTGGTAAATAAATCTTAATCCAAGGCAGCTAGATTATGCTACTAAGAGTtcacatatgtaaataaaaatgtatttctctCAATGTTGTGGATAAAATTTCATTCCAAATGTGTAACTTACAGacttaatgtattttatttttcaaattagggggagataatcttacaataaaatttatctacaatagaaatatattttattttgcacAAGGATAggttttaaatgtatgtgatgTTTATTGTTTTCCAGGAATTATAGGATAGGGGATCAGATAACAAGGAGAGCGATGCTTGATGATGCCATGAACTGGCTGTCAACTCTAGGGGGAGGTTACTCTTCGCTGGGCGACTACTTCCAACATCATGCAAGTATCTGTCTATAGCTACAGTCTCTAAGAAAGTTAAAGATCCAGGTTTTGTTAACGTACTGAAATACAAATTTCCATTAAACTTTTGTGCGATTTTTAAATCAAGTTGCTTTTTGCCAACTTAGACTGAAAATATTTAACTGATCAGTCTCAAATGATCCGTCTTATTTGACTGATCTGTCTTAAATAATCGATCTAAAATATTTAACTGATCCATCTAGAACAACTGAAAACATTAAACTGATCGTCTTAAAGTTAAATGATCGATCTAAAATATTTAACTGATCCGTCTTAAATGATCCGTCAAAAATATTTAACTGATCCGTCTTAAATATT
The Argopecten irradians isolate NY chromosome 9, Ai_NY, whole genome shotgun sequence DNA segment above includes these coding regions:
- the LOC138332216 gene encoding uncharacterized protein, which codes for MSQVLIYVRGDHSVEEYCFFSRELSPVLIDYKEVGLTLVYDTITKHTHLCLIKLDPNSQHMISKNQRKESFNKNNKSQCTSTKPKKNVNNNENCESSDNDEVSCAINLLTFSDIVPVKEAILELDAHLVSCICSELKRSWIFRRRFLKFVARNFGFKAFEVPNSVNASQIFEFFDSVVVVPYVVKLVLLYPRQKIDYAWNYRIGDQITRRAMLDDAMNWLSTLGGGYSSLGDYFQHHAKVAGRISLQQLKLSEQMGDPLMSVRCRLFYAQSLMQRGYIKQCKTIIRAQRYFCKSLLVSDDKVLALYKSLKWRLRHLNDLSITTS